In Candidatus Methylomirabilota bacterium, a genomic segment contains:
- a CDS encoding histidine kinase dimerization/phospho-acceptor domain-containing protein: protein MTEHPTAAAHLRHQLRTPLNHIIGYTEMLLEDAEGTRPELVADLRGIDAAAHRLLVLVNEFLESPKGVAGAVDPAGLTAPFTAAIDLIIASAERV, encoded by the coding sequence GACGGAGCATCCAACCGCGGCGGCGCACCTCCGCCATCAGCTGCGCACTCCGCTGAACCACATCATCGGGTATACGGAGATGCTGCTCGAGGACGCGGAGGGCACGCGGCCCGAGCTCGTCGCCGACCTCCGCGGTATTGATGCGGCCGCGCACCGGCTGCTCGTGCTGGTCAATGAGTTTCTGGAGTCGCCCAAGGGAGTGGCCGGAGCGGTCGATCCGGCGGGATTGACGGCGCCGTTCACGGCTGCGATCGACCTGATCATCGCGTCGGCGGAGCGGGTG